One Pseudomonas fluorescens genomic region harbors:
- a CDS encoding TPM domain-containing protein: MALLTEHEQRKVAEAIARVERDTDAELVTVLAARADDYAYIPLLWASLLALMVPGIVHYLTGWLTMHSLLLVQWISFIVLCLLFRLPKITTHLVPRRVRHWRASNLARRQFLEQNLHHTVGGTGMLIFVCEAERYVEILVDEGISRRLENKNWDAIVAAFTEQVRQGRTLEGFVTCIEACGELLKVHVPVTQVRNELPNRLAMLG, encoded by the coding sequence ATGGCATTACTGACTGAACACGAACAGCGCAAAGTCGCCGAAGCGATTGCTCGGGTCGAGCGCGACACCGACGCCGAGCTGGTGACTGTCCTCGCCGCCCGCGCCGACGACTACGCGTACATCCCGCTGCTGTGGGCCAGCCTGCTGGCGCTGATGGTGCCGGGCATCGTTCATTACCTGACGGGATGGCTGACCATGCACAGCCTGTTGTTGGTGCAATGGATCAGCTTCATTGTGTTGTGCCTGTTGTTCCGGCTGCCAAAAATCACCACTCATCTGGTGCCGCGCCGCGTGCGGCACTGGCGCGCTTCAAACCTGGCGCGGCGGCAGTTTCTGGAGCAGAACCTGCACCACACCGTGGGCGGTACCGGCATGCTGATTTTTGTCTGTGAGGCTGAGCGCTATGTGGAGATTCTGGTGGATGAGGGCATCTCGCGGCGTCTGGAGAACAAGAACTGGGATGCAATCGTCGCGGCGTTCACCGAGCAGGTCCGGCAGGGGCGCACGCTGGAGGGGTTTGTCACGTGTATCGAGGCGTGTGGGGAGTTGCTGAAAGTGCACGTGCCGGTGACACAAGTGAGGAATGAGTTGCCGAATCGGTTGGCGATGTTGGGCTGA
- a CDS encoding class I SAM-dependent methyltransferase yields the protein MSVTAPSAPSAKAAPDHHAQFIELLQTSLDDNGFIKLVLAKYVGEEADLQRVIIKAVTVKAQPCLSFVYRYKTRDITKNLPLSEGVATIAALLPAAFKNAHLLAVTDEVQLEYSKKGKSSLFKSKPQQLREAPSAEHNREKNRFLELSRPFLKDLGVTNAQHELIPAMSRKWKQINKFIEVFSHALTSSPLALNKPVRVADFGSGKGYLTFAIHDYLRNTLKADGEVTGVELREEMVTLCNAAAAKLEHPGLVFKCGDVRTVAPSELDVMIALHACDIATDYAIHTGIRSGASIIMCSPCCHKQIRLQIQSPALLKPMLQYGLHLGQQAEMVTDSLRALFLEACGYETKVFEFISLEHTNKNKMILAVKRAEPVDPTQLLAKIEELKAFYHISEHCLETLLRADGFLA from the coding sequence ATGTCCGTTACCGCCCCATCCGCGCCGTCCGCAAAGGCTGCGCCCGACCATCACGCCCAGTTCATCGAGCTGCTGCAAACCAGCCTCGACGACAATGGCTTCATCAAACTGGTGCTGGCCAAATACGTCGGTGAAGAGGCGGATTTGCAGCGGGTCATCATCAAAGCGGTGACGGTCAAAGCGCAGCCGTGCCTGTCTTTCGTCTACCGCTACAAAACCCGCGATATCACCAAGAACCTGCCGCTCAGCGAGGGCGTGGCGACGATCGCAGCACTGTTGCCTGCCGCGTTCAAAAATGCGCATTTGCTTGCCGTCACCGATGAAGTCCAGCTTGAATACAGCAAAAAGGGCAAATCTTCGCTGTTCAAGAGCAAGCCTCAGCAATTGCGCGAAGCGCCGTCGGCGGAGCACAACCGCGAGAAAAACCGTTTTCTCGAATTGAGCCGACCGTTCCTCAAGGATCTGGGCGTGACCAACGCGCAACACGAGCTGATCCCGGCGATGTCGCGCAAGTGGAAGCAGATCAACAAATTCATCGAAGTCTTCAGCCATGCCCTGACTTCCTCGCCCCTGGCGCTGAACAAACCGGTGCGCGTCGCTGATTTCGGTTCGGGCAAGGGCTATCTGACGTTCGCCATTCACGATTACCTGCGCAACACCCTGAAAGCCGACGGTGAAGTCACCGGTGTCGAGTTGCGTGAGGAAATGGTCACCCTGTGCAACGCCGCCGCTGCGAAGCTCGAGCATCCGGGTCTGGTGTTCAAGTGCGGTGACGTGCGCACCGTCGCGCCGAGCGAACTGGACGTGATGATCGCCCTGCATGCCTGCGATATCGCTACCGATTACGCAATCCACACCGGCATTCGCTCGGGCGCGTCGATCATCATGTGTTCGCCGTGCTGCCACAAACAGATTCGCCTGCAGATCCAGAGCCCGGCGCTGCTCAAGCCAATGTTGCAATACGGTCTGCACCTCGGTCAGCAGGCCGAAATGGTCACCGACAGCTTGCGTGCGTTGTTCCTCGAGGCCTGTGGCTACGAAACCAAGGTCTTCGAATTCATTTCGCTGGAACACACCAACAAGAACAAGATGATTCTCGCGGTGAAACGCGCCGAACCGGTCGATCCGACGCAGTTGTTGGCAAAGATCGAAGAGCTCAAGGCCTTCTACCACATCAGCGAACACTGCCTGGAAACACTGCTGCGCGCTGACGGTTTCCTTGCCTGA
- a CDS encoding DJ-1/PfpI family protein has protein sequence MAAKKILMLVGDYVEDYEVMVPFQALQMVGHTVHAVCPDKSAGSTVRTAIHDFEGDQTYSEKPGHLFALNFDFSKASEADYDALLIPGGRAPEYLRLDDKVLELVRAFDNAGKPIAAVCHGAQLLAAAGVLEGRECSAYPACAPEVRLAGGTYIDIPVTDGHVQGNLASAPAWPAHPKWLAGFLGLLGTKITL, from the coding sequence ATGGCCGCGAAAAAGATCCTGATGCTGGTCGGCGATTACGTCGAAGACTATGAAGTGATGGTGCCGTTCCAGGCCCTGCAGATGGTCGGACACACGGTCCACGCCGTGTGCCCGGACAAGTCCGCCGGCAGCACCGTGCGCACGGCGATTCATGATTTTGAAGGTGATCAGACCTACAGCGAAAAACCCGGTCACCTGTTCGCGCTCAATTTCGACTTCTCCAAGGCCAGCGAAGCCGATTACGACGCGCTGCTGATTCCCGGCGGTCGAGCGCCGGAATACCTGCGACTGGACGACAAAGTCCTCGAACTGGTGCGCGCGTTCGACAACGCCGGCAAGCCCATCGCAGCGGTCTGCCATGGTGCGCAACTGCTCGCGGCGGCGGGCGTGCTCGAGGGGCGTGAGTGCAGCGCGTATCCGGCCTGCGCCCCTGAAGTACGTCTGGCGGGCGGCACCTACATCGACATTCCGGTGACCGACGGCCATGTTCAGGGCAATCTGGCCAGCGCTCCGGCGTGGCCGGCGCATCCGAAATGGCTGGCCGGTTTCCTCGGTCTGCTCGGTACGAAAATCACCTTGTAG
- a CDS encoding YegP family protein: MSGWYEVSKSSNGQFRFVLKAANAETILTSELYSTRAGADGGIASVQVNSPLDERYEKKSTKDGHPYFNLKAANHQVIGSSESYSSDGACDKGIASVKTNGPTKTIKDKTLPVL, from the coding sequence ATGTCCGGATGGTACGAAGTGAGCAAAAGCAGCAACGGCCAATTCAGGTTCGTGTTGAAAGCGGCGAATGCAGAAACGATTCTGACCAGCGAGCTCTACAGCACCCGCGCCGGCGCCGACGGTGGCATCGCCTCGGTGCAGGTCAACAGCCCGCTGGACGAGCGTTACGAGAAAAAATCGACCAAGGATGGCCACCCCTATTTCAATCTCAAGGCGGCCAATCACCAGGTCATCGGCAGCAGCGAGTCGTATTCATCAGATGGCGCGTGCGACAAGGGCATCGCCAGCGTGAAGACCAACGGCCCGACGAAAACCATCAAGGACAAGACCCTGCCTGTCCTCTGA
- a CDS encoding DUF4917 family protein: MTDFLDVDATLEDWNSLRAATEFNGLLVGNGASRAVWDDFGYDSLFENARTVEEKPLSASELAVFDAMQTRSFEQVLGALKTTSRVNKALAVSSAAPRNRYYAIKEALINTVHAVHIPWRLIKASTLTTLNEELARYRTVFTTNYDLLNYWALQHHSDAIDDLFNGPNASFDLCDSHTDKPRLLYLHGGLHLVRNQDGTARKLTSTEGTLLGSFAINNTLKTLDDVPLFVTEGPSADKLKTIRSSDYLSFCYEQLLGHGDSLCIFGQALGEQDAHIVRALRLAQPKTVAISIYPRSAAFVQHQKRHYAKVFEGTAVELRFFDAKSHALGSPKLSVPVEV, from the coding sequence ATGACCGATTTTCTGGATGTCGACGCCACCCTCGAAGACTGGAACAGCCTGCGCGCCGCGACCGAATTCAACGGTTTGCTGGTCGGCAATGGCGCCAGCCGCGCGGTGTGGGACGACTTCGGCTACGACTCGCTGTTTGAAAATGCCCGCACCGTCGAAGAAAAACCGTTAAGTGCGTCGGAGCTGGCCGTGTTCGACGCGATGCAGACGCGCAGCTTCGAGCAGGTGCTCGGTGCGCTGAAGACTACGAGTCGGGTCAACAAGGCCCTGGCCGTCAGCTCGGCGGCGCCGCGCAACCGCTATTACGCGATCAAGGAAGCGCTGATCAACACGGTGCACGCGGTGCACATCCCGTGGCGGCTGATCAAGGCTTCAACGCTGACGACGCTCAATGAAGAGCTGGCGCGCTATCGCACGGTATTCACCACCAATTACGACCTGCTCAACTATTGGGCGCTGCAGCACCACAGCGACGCCATCGACGACCTGTTCAATGGCCCGAATGCCAGCTTCGATCTGTGCGACAGCCACACCGACAAGCCTCGCTTGCTGTACCTGCACGGCGGCCTGCACCTGGTGCGCAATCAGGACGGCACCGCGCGCAAGTTGACCTCGACCGAGGGGACGTTGCTCGGCAGTTTCGCCATCAACAACACCCTCAAGACGCTCGACGATGTGCCGTTGTTCGTCACCGAAGGGCCGAGCGCCGACAAGCTCAAGACCATCCGCAGCTCGGACTATCTGTCGTTCTGTTACGAGCAGTTGCTCGGACATGGCGACAGTCTGTGTATCTTCGGCCAGGCGCTGGGAGAGCAGGACGCACACATCGTTCGCGCCCTGCGCCTGGCGCAACCGAAAACCGTGGCCATCTCGATTTATCCGCGCAGTGCCGCGTTCGTTCAGCATCAGAAGCGCCATTACGCGAAGGTGTTCGAGGGCACGGCGGTCGAGTTACGTTTTTTCGATGCCAAGAGCCACGCGCTGGGCAGTCCGAAACTGTCGGTGCCGGTCGAGGTTTGA
- the yiaY gene encoding L-threonine dehydrogenase, which produces MSSTFFIPAVNIMGNGCLDEAMDAIRNYGFRKALIVTDTGLAKAGVAAMIAEKLAMQDIDSVIFDGARPNPSIANVESGLGLLKEHHCDFVVSLGGGSPHDCAKGIALCATNGGQIGDYEGVDQSSKPQLPLIAINTTAGTASEMTRFCIITDESRHVKMAIVDRNVTPLLSVNDPQLMVAMPKGLTAATGMDALTHAIEAYVSTAANPITDACALKAMSLISSHLRLVVRDGADLAARENMAYAQFLAGMAFNNASLGYVHAMAHQLGGFYDLPHGVCNAVLLPHVQTFNALVCAERLTDVAHAMGADVRGFSPEEGAQAAINAIRCLAKDVEIPGGLRELGAKLSDIPVLAGNALKDACGLTNPRAADQRQIEEIFRSAF; this is translated from the coding sequence ATGAGCAGCACGTTTTTCATTCCGGCGGTCAACATCATGGGCAATGGCTGCCTCGACGAAGCCATGGACGCGATCCGTAACTATGGTTTTCGCAAGGCGTTGATCGTCACGGATACAGGGCTGGCCAAGGCGGGCGTGGCGGCGATGATCGCCGAGAAACTGGCGATGCAGGACATCGATTCAGTGATCTTCGACGGCGCCAGACCGAACCCGAGCATCGCCAACGTCGAGTCTGGCCTGGGACTGCTCAAGGAACATCACTGTGATTTTGTCGTGTCGCTCGGCGGCGGTTCACCCCACGACTGCGCCAAGGGGATTGCCTTGTGCGCGACCAACGGTGGGCAGATCGGCGACTATGAAGGTGTCGATCAGTCGAGCAAACCGCAATTGCCGCTGATTGCCATCAACACCACCGCTGGCACCGCCAGTGAGATGACCCGGTTCTGCATCATCACCGACGAATCGCGTCACGTGAAAATGGCCATCGTCGACCGCAACGTCACGCCGCTGCTGTCGGTCAATGACCCGCAACTGATGGTCGCGATGCCCAAAGGCCTGACCGCCGCCACCGGCATGGACGCGCTGACCCACGCCATCGAAGCCTATGTGTCGACGGCCGCCAATCCGATCACCGATGCCTGCGCGTTGAAGGCGATGAGCCTCATCAGCAGCCATCTGCGTCTGGTGGTGCGCGATGGCGCCGACCTCGCCGCCCGGGAAAACATGGCCTACGCGCAATTTCTCGCCGGCATGGCATTCAACAATGCGTCGCTCGGCTATGTGCATGCGATGGCCCATCAACTTGGCGGTTTCTACGATCTGCCCCATGGTGTTTGCAACGCCGTGTTGCTGCCGCATGTGCAGACCTTCAATGCGCTGGTGTGCGCCGAGCGGCTCACCGATGTCGCCCACGCGATGGGCGCGGACGTTCGTGGTTTCAGCCCGGAAGAGGGCGCGCAAGCGGCGATCAATGCGATTCGTTGTCTGGCCAAAGACGTCGAGATTCCCGGCGGCTTGCGCGAGCTGGGTGCCAAGCTCAGCGACATCCCGGTACTTGCCGGCAATGCCTTGAAAGATGCTTGTGGACTGACCAATCCACGGGCGGCGGACCAGCGCCAGATCGAAGAGATTTTCCGCAGCGCGTTTTGA